The Dasypus novemcinctus isolate mDasNov1 chromosome 12, mDasNov1.1.hap2, whole genome shotgun sequence genome includes a window with the following:
- the TMCC3 gene encoding transmembrane and coiled-coil domain protein 3 isoform X1 — MPGSDTALTVDRTYSDPGRHHRCKGRVERHDMNTLSLPLNIRRGGSDTNLNFDVPDGILDFHKVKLSADTLKQKILKVTEQIKIEQTSRDGNVAEYLKLVNSADKQQAGRIKQVFEKKNQKSAHTIAHLQKKLEQYHRKLREIEQNGASRSSKDISKDNLKDIQHSLKEAQVKSRTAPHCMESSKLGMPGVSLTPPVFVFNKSREFANLIRNKFGSADNIAHLKTSLEEFRPEASARAYGGSATIVNKPKYGSDDECSSGTSGSADSNGNQPFGAGGTGTLDSQGKLTMILEELREIKDTQAQLAEDIEVLKVQFKREYGFISQTLQEERYRYERLEDQLHDLTDLHQHETANLKQELASIEEKVAYQAYERSRDIQEALESCQTRISKLELHQQEQQALQTDTMNAKVLLGKCINVILAFMTVILVCVSTIAKFISPMMRSRFHILGTFFAVTLLAIFCKNWDPILCAIERIIIPR, encoded by the exons GTTGAACGTCATGACATGAATACCTTAAGCCTGCCCCTGAACATACGCCGAGGGGGGTCAGACACCAACCTCAACTTTGACGTACCAGATGGCATCCTGGACTTCCACAAGGTCAAACTCAGCGCAGACACCCTAAAACAAAAAATCCTAAAGGTAACAGAGCAGATAAAAATTGAGCAAACATCACGCGATGGGAACGTTGCAGAATATCTGAAACTAGTCAACAGTGCGGACAAGCAGCAGGCTGGACGTATCAAACAAGTCTTTGAAAAGAAGAACCAGAAGTCAGCTCACACCATCGCCCATCTGCAGAAGAAGTTAGAACAATATCACAGAAAGCTCAGGGAGATCGAACAAAATGGAGCCTCCAGAAGCTCAAAGGACATTTCCAAAGACAACCTGAAGGACATACAGCACTCTCTGAAAGAGGCCCAGGTGAAATCTCGAACTGCTCCCCACTGCATGGAGAGCAGTAAATTGGGCATGCCAGGGGTATCGCTCACTCCACCTGTGTTTGTTTTCAATAAATCCAGAGAGTTTGCCAACTTGATCCGGAATAAGTTTGGCAGCGCTGACAACATCGCTCACTTAAAAACTTCCTTAGAGGAGTTTAGGCCCGAGGCGAGTGCCAGGGCTTATGGGGGCAGTGCTACCATTGTGAACAAACCCAAGTACGGCAGCGATGATGAGTGCTCAAGTGGCACGTCAGGCTCCGCCGACAGTAATGGGAACCAGCCCTTTGGGGCTGGTGGAACCGGCACGCTGGACAGCCAGGGGAAGCTCACCATGATCCTGGAGGAGCTGAGGGAGATCAAGGACACCCAGGCACAGCTGGCCGAGGACATCGAGGTGCTGAAGGTGCAGTTTAAAAGAGAATATGGTTTTATTTCTCAAACCCTGCAAGAGGAGAGATACAG GTATGAACGACTGGAAGACCAGCTCCATGACCTGACAGATCTGCATCAGCACGAGACAGCCAACCTGAAACAGGAGCTGGCCAGCATCGAGGAGAAGGTGGCCTACCAAGCCTACGAGCGGTCGCGGGACATCCAG GAAGCTTTGGAATCCTGCCAGACTCGCATTTCTAAACTGGAGCTCCATCAGCAAGAGCAGCAAGCTCTGCAGACAGACACCATGAATGCCAAAGTTCTCCTGGGCAAGTGCATAAACGTGATCTTGGCCTTTATGACTGTGATTCTAGTGTGTGTGTCCACGATTGCAAAGTTCATCTCACCCATGATGAGGAGCCGCTTTCACATTCTTGGCACCTTCTTCGCTGTGACTCTTCTtgcaatattttgtaaaaactgggACCCTATTCTGTGTGCCATAGAAAGGATAATAATACCAAGATGA
- the TMCC3 gene encoding transmembrane and coiled-coil domain protein 3 isoform X3: MNTLSLPLNIRRGGSDTNLNFDVPDGILDFHKVKLSADTLKQKILKVTEQIKIEQTSRDGNVAEYLKLVNSADKQQAGRIKQVFEKKNQKSAHTIAHLQKKLEQYHRKLREIEQNGASRSSKDISKDNLKDIQHSLKEAQVKSRTAPHCMESSKLGMPGVSLTPPVFVFNKSREFANLIRNKFGSADNIAHLKTSLEEFRPEASARAYGGSATIVNKPKYGSDDECSSGTSGSADSNGNQPFGAGGTGTLDSQGKLTMILEELREIKDTQAQLAEDIEVLKVQFKREYGFISQTLQEERYRYERLEDQLHDLTDLHQHETANLKQELASIEEKVAYQAYERSRDIQEALESCQTRISKLELHQQEQQALQTDTMNAKVLLGKCINVILAFMTVILVCVSTIAKFISPMMRSRFHILGTFFAVTLLAIFCKNWDPILCAIERIIIPR; encoded by the exons ATGAATACCTTAAGCCTGCCCCTGAACATACGCCGAGGGGGGTCAGACACCAACCTCAACTTTGACGTACCAGATGGCATCCTGGACTTCCACAAGGTCAAACTCAGCGCAGACACCCTAAAACAAAAAATCCTAAAGGTAACAGAGCAGATAAAAATTGAGCAAACATCACGCGATGGGAACGTTGCAGAATATCTGAAACTAGTCAACAGTGCGGACAAGCAGCAGGCTGGACGTATCAAACAAGTCTTTGAAAAGAAGAACCAGAAGTCAGCTCACACCATCGCCCATCTGCAGAAGAAGTTAGAACAATATCACAGAAAGCTCAGGGAGATCGAACAAAATGGAGCCTCCAGAAGCTCAAAGGACATTTCCAAAGACAACCTGAAGGACATACAGCACTCTCTGAAAGAGGCCCAGGTGAAATCTCGAACTGCTCCCCACTGCATGGAGAGCAGTAAATTGGGCATGCCAGGGGTATCGCTCACTCCACCTGTGTTTGTTTTCAATAAATCCAGAGAGTTTGCCAACTTGATCCGGAATAAGTTTGGCAGCGCTGACAACATCGCTCACTTAAAAACTTCCTTAGAGGAGTTTAGGCCCGAGGCGAGTGCCAGGGCTTATGGGGGCAGTGCTACCATTGTGAACAAACCCAAGTACGGCAGCGATGATGAGTGCTCAAGTGGCACGTCAGGCTCCGCCGACAGTAATGGGAACCAGCCCTTTGGGGCTGGTGGAACCGGCACGCTGGACAGCCAGGGGAAGCTCACCATGATCCTGGAGGAGCTGAGGGAGATCAAGGACACCCAGGCACAGCTGGCCGAGGACATCGAGGTGCTGAAGGTGCAGTTTAAAAGAGAATATGGTTTTATTTCTCAAACCCTGCAAGAGGAGAGATACAG GTATGAACGACTGGAAGACCAGCTCCATGACCTGACAGATCTGCATCAGCACGAGACAGCCAACCTGAAACAGGAGCTGGCCAGCATCGAGGAGAAGGTGGCCTACCAAGCCTACGAGCGGTCGCGGGACATCCAG GAAGCTTTGGAATCCTGCCAGACTCGCATTTCTAAACTGGAGCTCCATCAGCAAGAGCAGCAAGCTCTGCAGACAGACACCATGAATGCCAAAGTTCTCCTGGGCAAGTGCATAAACGTGATCTTGGCCTTTATGACTGTGATTCTAGTGTGTGTGTCCACGATTGCAAAGTTCATCTCACCCATGATGAGGAGCCGCTTTCACATTCTTGGCACCTTCTTCGCTGTGACTCTTCTtgcaatattttgtaaaaactgggACCCTATTCTGTGTGCCATAGAAAGGATAATAATACCAAGATGA
- the TMCC3 gene encoding transmembrane and coiled-coil domain protein 3 isoform X2 translates to MRRVERHDMNTLSLPLNIRRGGSDTNLNFDVPDGILDFHKVKLSADTLKQKILKVTEQIKIEQTSRDGNVAEYLKLVNSADKQQAGRIKQVFEKKNQKSAHTIAHLQKKLEQYHRKLREIEQNGASRSSKDISKDNLKDIQHSLKEAQVKSRTAPHCMESSKLGMPGVSLTPPVFVFNKSREFANLIRNKFGSADNIAHLKTSLEEFRPEASARAYGGSATIVNKPKYGSDDECSSGTSGSADSNGNQPFGAGGTGTLDSQGKLTMILEELREIKDTQAQLAEDIEVLKVQFKREYGFISQTLQEERYRYERLEDQLHDLTDLHQHETANLKQELASIEEKVAYQAYERSRDIQEALESCQTRISKLELHQQEQQALQTDTMNAKVLLGKCINVILAFMTVILVCVSTIAKFISPMMRSRFHILGTFFAVTLLAIFCKNWDPILCAIERIIIPR, encoded by the exons GTTGAACGTCATGACATGAATACCTTAAGCCTGCCCCTGAACATACGCCGAGGGGGGTCAGACACCAACCTCAACTTTGACGTACCAGATGGCATCCTGGACTTCCACAAGGTCAAACTCAGCGCAGACACCCTAAAACAAAAAATCCTAAAGGTAACAGAGCAGATAAAAATTGAGCAAACATCACGCGATGGGAACGTTGCAGAATATCTGAAACTAGTCAACAGTGCGGACAAGCAGCAGGCTGGACGTATCAAACAAGTCTTTGAAAAGAAGAACCAGAAGTCAGCTCACACCATCGCCCATCTGCAGAAGAAGTTAGAACAATATCACAGAAAGCTCAGGGAGATCGAACAAAATGGAGCCTCCAGAAGCTCAAAGGACATTTCCAAAGACAACCTGAAGGACATACAGCACTCTCTGAAAGAGGCCCAGGTGAAATCTCGAACTGCTCCCCACTGCATGGAGAGCAGTAAATTGGGCATGCCAGGGGTATCGCTCACTCCACCTGTGTTTGTTTTCAATAAATCCAGAGAGTTTGCCAACTTGATCCGGAATAAGTTTGGCAGCGCTGACAACATCGCTCACTTAAAAACTTCCTTAGAGGAGTTTAGGCCCGAGGCGAGTGCCAGGGCTTATGGGGGCAGTGCTACCATTGTGAACAAACCCAAGTACGGCAGCGATGATGAGTGCTCAAGTGGCACGTCAGGCTCCGCCGACAGTAATGGGAACCAGCCCTTTGGGGCTGGTGGAACCGGCACGCTGGACAGCCAGGGGAAGCTCACCATGATCCTGGAGGAGCTGAGGGAGATCAAGGACACCCAGGCACAGCTGGCCGAGGACATCGAGGTGCTGAAGGTGCAGTTTAAAAGAGAATATGGTTTTATTTCTCAAACCCTGCAAGAGGAGAGATACAG GTATGAACGACTGGAAGACCAGCTCCATGACCTGACAGATCTGCATCAGCACGAGACAGCCAACCTGAAACAGGAGCTGGCCAGCATCGAGGAGAAGGTGGCCTACCAAGCCTACGAGCGGTCGCGGGACATCCAG GAAGCTTTGGAATCCTGCCAGACTCGCATTTCTAAACTGGAGCTCCATCAGCAAGAGCAGCAAGCTCTGCAGACAGACACCATGAATGCCAAAGTTCTCCTGGGCAAGTGCATAAACGTGATCTTGGCCTTTATGACTGTGATTCTAGTGTGTGTGTCCACGATTGCAAAGTTCATCTCACCCATGATGAGGAGCCGCTTTCACATTCTTGGCACCTTCTTCGCTGTGACTCTTCTtgcaatattttgtaaaaactgggACCCTATTCTGTGTGCCATAGAAAGGATAATAATACCAAGATGA